A genome region from Gambusia affinis linkage group LG24, SWU_Gaff_1.0, whole genome shotgun sequence includes the following:
- the LOC122826856 gene encoding radixin-like isoform X2, translating to MQSWSLPSSLTPQENSFLTRVLEQHKLTKEQWEDRIQAWHEEHKGMLREDSMMEYLKIAQDLEMYGVNYFEIKNKKGTQLWLGVDALGLNIYEHDDKLTPKIGFPWSEIRNISFNDKKFVIKPIDKKAPDFVFYAPRLRINKRILALCMGNHELYMRRRKPDTIEVQQMKAQAREEKHHKQMERAQLENEKKKRELAEKEKERIEREKEELMARLRQIEEQTMKAQRELEEQTRRAMELEQERQKAREEAEKLERERQAAEEAKAELARQAADQQKTQEQLATELAEFTAKIALLEEAKRKKEDEATEWQHKALSAQEDLEKTKEELKTAVTPAPAHPGGDGDPEHDEQDENHAEASAELSNEGVCQLDLRSEEARVTEAQKNERVKKQLQTLSSELADARDETKKTQNDVLHAENVKQGRDKYKTLRQIRQGNTKQRIDEFESM from the exons AGTTCTGGAGCAGCACAAGCTGACGAAGGAGCAATGGGAGGACAGGATACAGGCCTGGCATGAGGAGCACAAAGGAATGCTCAG agaagaTTCAATGATGGAGTACCTAAAAATTGCTCAAGACCTGGAAATGTACGGAGTGAACTACTTTGAGATCAAAAACAAGAAGGGCACACAGCTGTGGCTGGGCGTGGACGCTCTAGGTCTCAACATCTATGAACACGACGACAA ATTGACACCAAAGATCGGCTTCCCCTGGAGTGAGATCAGAAACATCTCATTTAATGACAAGAAGTTTGTGATCAAGCCTATTGACAAAAAAGCACCT gattttgtgttttatgccCCGCGACTGCGCATCAACAAGCGTATTTTGGCGTTGTGTATGGGAAACCACGAGTTGtacatgaggagaagaaagcctGACACCATTGAAGTGCAGCAGATGAAGGCCCAAGCCCGGGAAGAAAAGCACCACAAGCAGATGGAAAG GGCCCAGTTGgagaatgaaaagaagaaacGAGAACTTGCcgagaaggagaaggaaagaaTAGAGCGGGAGAAGGAAGAGCTCATGGCGAGGCTGCGGCAGATCGAAGAGCAGACCATGAAGGCTCAGAGAG AGCTTGAAGAACAGACTCGCCGGGCCATGGAGTTGGAGCAGGAAAGACAGAAAGCACGAGAGGAGGCCGAGAAGCTGGAGAGGGAGAGACAAGCAGCTGAAGAGGCCAAGGCAGAGCTGGCCAGGCAGGCGGCAGACCAGCAGAAGACCCAAGAGCAACTG GCCACCGAGCTGGCCGAGTTCACAGCAAAGATTGCTCTCCTGGAAGAGGCcaagaggaagaaggaggaTGAGGCCACCGAGTGGCAGCACAAG GCTCTGTCTGCTCAGGAGGACCTGGAGAAGAccaaggaggagctgaagaCCGCCGTGACGCCCGCGCCCGCTCACCCGGGCGGCGACGGCGACCCCGAGCACGACGAGCAGGACGAGAACCACGCCGAGGCCAGCGCCGAGCTGTCCAACGAGGGCGTCTGCCAGCTGGACCTCCGCAGCGAAGAGGCTCGCGTCACCGAAGCGCAGAAGAACGAGAGGGTCaagaagcagctgcag ACTTTGAGCTCGGAGCTGGCCGACGCCCGAGACGAGACCAAGAAGACGCAGAACGACGTGCTGCACGCCGAGAACGTCAAGCAGGGCCGAGACAAGTACAAAACGCTGCGGCAGATCCGGCAGGGCAACACCAAGCAGCGCATCGACGAGTTCGAGTCCATGTGA